The genome window TGATACTACTTCTAAATGCTTTTGGATTATCACTCTTGAAAGTTACATATGGAATATAACGTCCAGGAGCCACTTCCACACGACCTGTTTCCGAGGTAATATTATATTTCTCTTGTGCTTCTTGCCAGTTTCGAGTCTCTAGAGTTTGTCTTGGAGAAAGTCCTGCAAACTCACTATCCTTATATGAACCGTAAGGATATTCGTCCGCATCAAATTGAGACTTATGCATATAATATGTTACCGAGAAAGGAACACCTGCTCGTCCCAGAAAGACCCGTTGTCTATTTAAACGACCACTTGTTTCTGGAGAATTGATACTATATGGGTCAGTATTTAGAAAGAATGGCTCTTTTGAACCAGTATCGATCGGATTTGCTCTAAATCCAGAATACCCTGTCTTTGGTGCAGTCGCTACAGTATTGTCAACCTTTTGGTTTTTCTCAGCTTGCTTGGTTGTATCCTTGCCTTGGGCTTGGTTCTTATCTGCTACCACACCAGCTGCGATATTGTTGCTTGTCGTTGCTGCTTGGCTGCTGAGTTGGGTTGCGCTTGACAAAGCGTCACCGAGTTTGCTTGATGCTAAGCTAGCTGCAGGTTTGGTATCGGCATTGAGTGATGCTGATGTAGAAGTTGAGACAGATGCTTGTACTTCTGATCCACTCGTTGCACTAGTGCTCTCAACTAGTGAAGTTGAAGCTTGAGCGCTCGCTGACGCTGAGGTAGGAGCTGATGTTGATTGACTCGCTGAGGCAGATGCTGGAGCAGTTAACTGACTTGCTGATGTTGAAGCACTTGCAGATACTGACTGACTTGCTGATGTTGAAGCACTTGCAGATGCTGACTGACTCGCTGATGTTGAAGCACTTACAGATGCTGACTGACTCGCACTCACTTGAGCCTCAACAGATTGACTGACTGATACAGAAGCTGAGGCAGATGCTTGTTCCGCTTGAGCTTTCTTTACTTCTGCTTGCGCTTGAGCAATGATTGAGTTAGTACTTGTTTCAGTTGTTTCAGCTGCTTTTGGTTCAGCAGCGATGACTGTTTTATCCTTTTCTGCATACTCAGATGTTTCATCTGCGTATACAGTTTGCTCTTGAGTCATCACAAATCCTGCAGCCCCCGCGGCCAGGATTCCCCCTATACCCGCTAGCGTGTTAAGACTAAGGTGTGCGTGATCAAGTTCTTCAGTGTCTGATAGGGTACTAGAGACAACTTCGCCCATCCCACCGATACGGAAGAGATCCAATTGAGAGTTCGAGGCTTTTACCCAGTTTTTCCCCGACTTGTAAAGCTTATAACGCTTTTTCTCATCTACGATCTCGAAATCTTTGTTAAACTTTTTACTTCGAAACATTTGTTTCCTTTCTTTTCATCAAAATGCGACCCTTTGTTAACCTCATGATCATTAACAAAGCGTAGTTGCGCTACCCTCTCAAAACCAAAGCCAATAAAAACCGCAGTCAGTCTCAGTTTTTATCCCTTTGACTCAGAAAAAGCAGATTCCATCTGGAATATACCAGTCGTTTTTATCTAGTATATACCATTTATTATTCTATCAAAATAGCTCCTCCTTTTCAAGCAGTTATACTCGAAATGACAAATGAAAACACATAATTTTTACATAAAATTCGCTTTCAAGGATCAAATAATTGAAAACGTTTTATTATCTTTCGAAATCTCTTCCTTCCCCCACCCTTTCACACTAGTTCAGTTAGACAGGAACAAAAAAACCTTGACGAGCAAATCGTCAAGGTTCATCTTTTCTGGAGACCACCTCCATCCAGAAAAGTTCCTAAAAAAAGCGTCCCAACTGCATGAGTAGTGTGACCAAAAGAGTTACGAGAAAGAGAACTCCGCCCAGCACGGCAATCATGCTAAAATCTTGCTTCTCCCTTTTTAGGGGTTTCTTTCGATTATCTAGCTGTTCTCGTATATGTTCTTGTAAAATGCTATTGTCCTTGTTAGACATGTGCTCCTCCTTTTCTGTTGATAGAAAGGAACTTGCTTTCATCGAAAGCAAGCCCTTGTCTTATTAGCTTATAAAATTGACTTGTAGGCTTCCAGATCAGCCTGATTCGCCGCCTGTTTTTGCTTAGCAAGGGCAGCCTCCATCTCAGACGGAAGAGAGAGAACTCCCTGAATCTTACCTACCATGGCTGATACATTTTCCACCGGATAAATGTGGCTTTCTGCAACGAAACGACGATTGTGACAAGTCGTCTCAAAACTGAGAATCAGCATATTATTCTCAAAAGCTGTTCGACTACCATTGAGAATTTCATCACTGATATTGATATCCAGATACAAGTCACAGCGAGCAAAGAGCTCACTCACCTTAGCTGGACGAATATTAGGGTAGAGGGAAATATTCGGATAGCGATTTAATTCCATTAAACGACTTGACATCTCAGTAATCGCTCCAATATGGAAATGAACATTTGGTAATTGAGTCAAAAGTGGTTCAATTTGCTCGATTTGGTCACTATTCGTCAGAATCAAAGCTTCTGGATTCATATTATTGAGGCGATGGTATTGATAGAGATAACCAACATTGCGGAAGTAACTCTTCTCTTTTGGTGTCGCAAGCTTGAGGATTTTATCATAAACTTGCTTGTCCTGTACTGCGATACGGATGTTGCGATGAGGCAACTGCATCGCTGCCTTCATGTTACCCGGCAACTCCTCTCCAATTGGCTCCTGCCAGAAGAGAATATCCTCTGCTCGTCCTTCTTTCGGAGTCATACCAACGGCTACTAAAAATGGTGTTGCTAGAGAATTGTAGATAATGCGATCTGTATCATACCCACGATAACGCAAGTAAAAGATTACAAATTCTTGCTTAGAATTGAAAATATGGCGTTTTCCATCAAGAGTTAAGATAATATCCTCTGTTAGATGATTTTCCATAATCACCGTTACGTTATCTTGATTAAAGTAGCGTGTATGAGTTGGACGTTGGGCATCATCATAGGTAATCTGTGCAAAGAGACGTCCCTTGCGATTGTAAATGTCTGCAGCGCGTACACGACCCTGATCATCCAACCACTCGACTGCACGAACGCGACGTTCATGTGTCGGTTGACGGTAAAAGATATTGGCACGTTTCTTACCCATATCCAAGATTTCACCATTAACATTGCTCGAGCGAATTTCCCACAAATGAGGTTTCGGAACAAGGTTAAAATAAAGAGGTAGATCGTCCTCTGAGGCCACATCTCCAGTAAAGTAACTGTAAGGCGACTCGACATCAGGTGCGAGGTAGCCATCGTCTCGGATCACGACAACAGGACAGTCTAGCCCAGCTGCCTTAAGTGAACGTAGTAAATCAAAACTCGCTTGATCATAGCGTTCAAATAAACAAATCATAGTGTTTATGCCTTTCTTTTCGAATCCCTACTGATGCTGTGCAGATTGAACCAGATCGTACCAACGTTGAGCGATATGCTCATCAAGATATGGTTCTGCCACCTCGTAGGATACACGGGATAGATCTTCTTGGGAATGTTGAGTAAATAGCTGGACAATCTTTTCTGCGTATTCCGTTGTCATTGCATCCAGATCATCTGGACGTGCCTCAGGAATCAAGTAACCATTTTCCCCATCACGGATAAAGGTTGGATTTCCATAACGTACATCAAAACCAATAATTGGCAGACCAGAGCCAACTGCCTCTAACAAGGTCAAACCAAATCCTTCACTTGTGGAGGCAGAGAGGTAAGCAGAGTAATTTCGATACACATCTGCCATGTGGTGATGCCCCATAAGACGGATATAGTCTTCTGCATTTAACTCATGAATCAACTGCTCCAACATGGCTCTTTCGCCACCCGTACCATAGATATCAAAAGTAATTTCAGGTAATTGCTCATGTGCCTTCACTACAGAGTGAATCAACCAATCAATATGCTTTTCACTGGCCAAGCGCGAAGCTGTAATCAATCCAAACGGCTTGCGCTCTCCTTCTGGATGACGCAATTGATCCAAACTTCCCACTGGAATAGTCAAGATTTCCTTTGGTTTGATGGTTGTATATTGGGCGAATTGTTCTTTGAGTAGGTTCGTTTGCGCATCGGTCGAGTTAATGATATAGTCCACTTCTTCGGCATGTTCAAACTGATACTCATAATAGTTATTCCACAAAATATAGTCTTTCTCAGCAGGATTTTCACTAAAGTGGTCTGCATGAACGATTACGACTAGCTTTGCATCGCCCTTATTAGCAAAGATAGCTTGACCAATATCTGTCTCTCGATCTAAAATCAACAAATCTTTGTCCGTCAGAGACAGACTTCTCATAAAATGCGCGACAAACTCTTGCTTAGAATAGAAAACATGATTTGGGAAACGATAGACTTGCGTTTCCTGTCTACCATCGACTTCATTGATGATTTCTTCATAGGCCACACTACCATCTTCATTGAGCCAGGTACGTTGATATAATTGCGCATGACCATTCATCGGACTAAAATACTCAACAAAATTCTTCGTATAAGTGTAGTACTCTTTTTGAATCAGACAACCACGCGAAACAATTTCGGCGCGTTCAATCAACTCTTTATCCATATCACAGGCATAACAAGTTACAAAATCACCATCACCAAATACTAGTCGAATCGTCTTCATATCGGTGTCGCGGATAATTTCGAGAGGCTCTTTATCGAAACTCGCTAAGACCTGCGCTAACGTATAGGTCGTCGGTGCAATTTTGACATCTGTAAAATACTGATAAAGCCAGATAACCTCAGAATCTTCAAAGCCGATATTCTTTGTCAAATGTTCAATGTTATCAGCAGATATAAAATCCATAAAGATGAACTTCGCTTCTAAGCCAACACTACGAAGCAATTTTGCACGGTAGATCTGCGCATATTCTACACCGCTACTCGCCCAGCCAATCCCCAAATTGATGTTATAAATTGTCATATTTGATTATCCTCTTACAAAAAGTTATCTCGTTTAATTCTTGAAAGACGTTTGATTCTCTTGCCCTTATCATCATCTAGCTTATCTTCGTCTTTCTTTTTAGGTTTTGCGCGACGTGAAGTGATGTAGCTGACAGAGATGGTACTATCTGTTCCTGTTTTTGCAAGGGGTTGTTCGAGATGGATTTTCTCTCTCTCAGGCACCACCTCTTCTTTCTCCTTAGCAACTTCTTCTGGTCTATCAAGTTCTTTACGCAATTCTTGAATTTTTTTGATATCTTTTGGTTTACCATCGATATCGTCCAGTTCTAGAAAATCATCAATTCGACTAATAATATTTTTAATTTTTTCTTTTTGTAAATTATACAATCTCTCAGCCTCTGCCCGTTTTTTGGTCAGAGTATCGATTTCTTCGAGAATAGATTCTCTCGTATCCAAGTAGTCTTTTTGTGCCTTTTCTAAAACTTCTTTAGCTTCTTTTTCAGCCCTATCATGAGCTTCAATGACAAGAGATTTGGCGTAAATGACTGCTTCACCGATCTCTTTTTCTTGATTCTTCATAGAGTCGATTTTTTTACGTAGAGATTCGATTTTTTCATTCTTCTTTTGAATTTCACGATCGAATCCTTCCTCTAATGCTTCGATACAATCTTCGACTTCCTTAGCACGGTAGTTACCGAACAATGTTTTCTTCAGTCTCATTTTGCTCCCTCTATTCCTTACTTATTCTGATTTACACCACTACTCCCCATTGTAGCATAAAATAGCGCAAATTGCTATTCTTTTCTAAGCTCCAAACAAGGAAAATATCCTAAGCTGCTATCAAGCAAAATCCGAACTTAGCTTAAAATCCATCTATTTCTAAAAAAATGTCTGATTGATAGATCAGACATTTTCAAAAGTAAAAATACGAACACTACTTCTAGGGTAGAAGAAATTCAGTTATTACTTCCTATTTTAAAAATTTAGTTCCGTCCAAGTAAGCGGTGTATAGCCAAGCAATTCCACACCATCATACTCGACTGTTTTCACGATCTCTTGGATGTTTGTTTTCAATTCTTCAGTTGCTACGCTATTTGAATCATCCAAGACCACATCATCTTCCACGACGAAGAGTGGTTTTTGGTAACGATCGTAAAGATTGTTCATCACGAGACGAAGTCCCACAGAATCAATGCGATTTTGATTTTGGCCATTACTTGCATATTTGTTGACAAAAACTTCTTGGGAATTGCTTGATGCATAATAACTGAAGCTGACAAAGTCAATTTTCCCATCTCTTAGGACAAAGAGGTCGTCATTTTCAATATCCAAGGCGATTTGATCACGTTCCAAACGACGCAAAAAGTGATTTGGGTAGTATCCACGAACTTGCACGTCTGTAAACAAATAATTTTCCCTATCTTTGACTTCTGCTTCCATTACATCAATAGCATTTTCAGTTTGCTGACTGTAGTTTTTACTAACAACCATCATCCCACCAAACTGAAACTCTGGGTTGATTGCTTTTCCGAGCTTGATTGCACGTGCAGAAGCAACTAATTGATAATGAGCTGCTTGCCAAATCACCTGTTCTTGATTGTCATCTGCTCCAAAAGACAATCCTCCACCAAGAAACGGCAAATGGTGCAAAACGTTGAACTCATTGAAGGTAATCCAATACTTCACTTTGTCCTTAAAGTACTGAAAGACAGCTTCTGCGTAACGCTCAAAGAGTTCGATCATCTTGCGGCTTTTCCAAGCTCCATATTTTTCGTATAGATTCAGTGGAAGGTCAAAGTGACTCAAGGTCACAATCGGTTCGATATCTTTTTCTAATACGTCATCGATGATTGCTTCATAATATTTCAACCCCTCTTCACTCGGCTGCAGCTCTTCACCATTTGGAAAGATGCGTGCCCAAGAAATCGAGATTCTATAGGCATTAAAACCCATTGATTGAATTAAATTCAGCTCTTCCGTATAATCTCTCTGACCTACTGAAGCAAATCTCCCTAGGATATCATAAGATCCTAAAGGTACATTTTTGTAGTCAACTGTTCCATTCAGAACTTCTATCCGAGATTGGTCAACTGGTAATACATCTGTAGTACCCAAACCTTTGTTACTATTTGACATCATATTTCTAATCATAGTGGCTCCTTTTGATTTTTATTATTTCTATTTAATGATTGCAAGTTCTGTTTAGAAGGATTTCTCATCTTCCCTTTTTTGAGTAATAGCAGCCAAACCAGACAATTCACTTGCAACATTTCTTAAGTCACGTGCTAGGGGTTGCGAACCTGGTCTGAGTAGGTGATAGAGTTGGCGTTCCGTCATCCTTAAATTTGTTCCATTTGATTCTGAATAGTGAGACAGATGTTTCAGAGAGGCTTGCAAATCTACATTCTTTATTGATTCCTCTCTATTTTCAAGCCCCTGTTGCTCCTCAGCAATATGTGCTTGAGACAATCCCTCTTCAGAAATTTCAGGTGTCATCACTTCTTGCACTTTTTGCTGGTGAGTTAGAGGGCTCATATCCAGTTCAGAGAGGCTCTTATACAGACGTTCCGAAGCATGCAAGTCATGCGCGAATACTTCTGTCTCCGCCACACTCTGTCTATAGGAACCAAATTCTGATTCTAACATACTATAGGATTGAGATAGGGATGCTTTCCTTAAACTCACCGAATCAGCTACACTCTGACTTTGACTCAAGGATTCAGATATTTGTTGGCTTTGACTTAAGGATTCGGACTCGCTGAGATAGAGGTTTTCGCTCAAACTTAACGACTCGGACTCAGAAAGTAGATGAGAAATCATCTCACTCAAGGAAAGAGATTCAGAAATCGATTCCCATTCACTCTGGCTCAGGCTATAGAACTCGGACTCGGA of Streptococcus oralis contains these proteins:
- the gtfB gene encoding accessory Sec system glycosylation chaperone GtfB, with product MICLFERYDQASFDLLRSLKAAGLDCPVVVIRDDGYLAPDVESPYSYFTGDVASEDDLPLYFNLVPKPHLWEIRSSNVNGEILDMGKKRANIFYRQPTHERRVRAVEWLDDQGRVRAADIYNRKGRLFAQITYDDAQRPTHTRYFNQDNVTVIMENHLTEDIILTLDGKRHIFNSKQEFVIFYLRYRGYDTDRIIYNSLATPFLVAVGMTPKEGRAEDILFWQEPIGEELPGNMKAAMQLPHRNIRIAVQDKQVYDKILKLATPKEKSYFRNVGYLYQYHRLNNMNPEALILTNSDQIEQIEPLLTQLPNVHFHIGAITEMSSRLMELNRYPNISLYPNIRPAKVSELFARCDLYLDINISDEILNGSRTAFENNMLILSFETTCHNRRFVAESHIYPVENVSAMVGKIQGVLSLPSEMEAALAKQKQAANQADLEAYKSIL
- a CDS encoding family 1 glycosylhydrolase produces the protein MIRNMMSNSNKGLGTTDVLPVDQSRIEVLNGTVDYKNVPLGSYDILGRFASVGQRDYTEELNLIQSMGFNAYRISISWARIFPNGEELQPSEEGLKYYEAIIDDVLEKDIEPIVTLSHFDLPLNLYEKYGAWKSRKMIELFERYAEAVFQYFKDKVKYWITFNEFNVLHHLPFLGGGLSFGADDNQEQVIWQAAHYQLVASARAIKLGKAINPEFQFGGMMVVSKNYSQQTENAIDVMEAEVKDRENYLFTDVQVRGYYPNHFLRRLERDQIALDIENDDLFVLRDGKIDFVSFSYYASSNSQEVFVNKYASNGQNQNRIDSVGLRLVMNNLYDRYQKPLFVVEDDVVLDDSNSVATEELKTNIQEIVKTVEYDGVELLGYTPLTWTELNF
- the gtfA gene encoding accessory Sec system glycosyltransferase GtfA, which gives rise to MTIYNINLGIGWASSGVEYAQIYRAKLLRSVGLEAKFIFMDFISADNIEHLTKNIGFEDSEVIWLYQYFTDVKIAPTTYTLAQVLASFDKEPLEIIRDTDMKTIRLVFGDGDFVTCYACDMDKELIERAEIVSRGCLIQKEYYTYTKNFVEYFSPMNGHAQLYQRTWLNEDGSVAYEEIINEVDGRQETQVYRFPNHVFYSKQEFVAHFMRSLSLTDKDLLILDRETDIGQAIFANKGDAKLVVIVHADHFSENPAEKDYILWNNYYEYQFEHAEEVDYIINSTDAQTNLLKEQFAQYTTIKPKEILTIPVGSLDQLRHPEGERKPFGLITASRLASEKHIDWLIHSVVKAHEQLPEITFDIYGTGGERAMLEQLIHELNAEDYIRLMGHHHMADVYRNYSAYLSASTSEGFGLTLLEAVGSGLPIIGFDVRYGNPTFIRDGENGYLIPEARPDDLDAMTTEYAEKIVQLFTQHSQEDLSRVSYEVAEPYLDEHIAQRWYDLVQSAQHQ